Below is a window of Microbacterium saperdae DNA.
AGTACGCCAAGCGGATGGTCGGACGCCGCACGTATGGCGGAACCAACACCTACATCCCGATCAAGGTGAACATGGCGGGTGTGATCCCCGTGATCTTCGCCTCGTCGCTGCTGTACATCCCGGCACTGATCGCCCAGTTCAACACCCCGCAGGACGGCTCCACGCCGCCGGCATGGGTCTCCTGGATCAGCGCCAACTTCACCACGGGCAACCACCCGGTCTACATGGCCGTGTACTTCCTGCTCATCATCGGCTTCACGTACTTCTACGTCGCGATCACGTTCAACCCGGTCGAGGTCGCCGACAACATGAAGAAGTACGGCGGCTTCATCCCGGGCATCCGTGCCGGACGCCCGACCGCTGAGTACCTCGACTACGTGCTCACGCGCATCACGCTCCCCGGTTCCATCTACCTGGGTCTCATCGCGCTGATTCCGCTCATCGCTCTCGCCACCGTCGGTGCCAACCAGAACTTCCCGTTCGGCGGCGCCTCGATCCTGATCATCGTGGGTGTGGGTCTCGAGACGGTCAAGCAGATCGACGCGCAGCTGCAGCAGCGCCACTACGAAGGGCTTCTTCGATGACAGCATCCGCACGCCTCCTGATCGTCGGCCCCCAGGGCTCCGGCAAGGGCACGCAGGGTGTGCGCATCGCCGAGTCGTACGGCATCCCCGTGGTGTCGACCGGAGACATCTTCCGCGCGAACATCAAGGAGGGGACGCCCCTCGGCCAGCAGGTCACGGCGATCCTCGACAAGGGCGACCTGGTGCCGGACGAGCTGACCAGCGAGATCGTGCGCGACCGCCTGTCACAGGAGGATGCCGCGAACGGCTTCCTGCTCGACGGATACCCGCGCAACACGGCGCAGGTGGCGCACCTCGAGGCGTTCCTGGCCGAGCGCGGCGAGGCTCTCGACGCCGTGATCCTGCTCGATGTTCCTCGGGAGGAGAGCCTGGCCCGCCTCACGCTGCGCGCGACGGAGCAGGGCCGTTCGGATGACACTCCTGAGGCCATCGGCCACCGGCTCGACATCTACGAGCGCGAGACCGCTCCGATCATCGAGGTCTACGGCGCCAAGGGCATCGTCGACCGCATCGACGGCGTCGGCTCGCTGGAGGAGATCACCTCCCGCGTCTTCGCAGCGCTGACCGCTCGCGGTCTGCGTCTCGCGGCCTGAGTCGGCCGACGATGTTCCGCCGGTCGATCTACAAGACCCCGGCTCAGCTGAGAGCCATGGTCGAGCCCGGTCTCATCACCGCGGCGGCCCTGGACGCTGTGCGCCCGCTCATCCGCCCCGGTGTCACGACCCTCGAGCTCGATGAGGCGGCGAACCGCGTGATCATCGAGCGGGGAGGGGAGTCCAACTTCCAGCTCGTGCGCGGCTACCAGCACACCATCTGCGTGTCGGTGAACGCGCAGGTCGTGCACGGGATCCCTGGCGAGCTGGTGCTGCAGGCCGGGGACATCGTGTCCGTCGACTGCGGCGCGCAGTTCGAGGGCTGGAACGGCGACAGTGCCGTGACGTTCGTGGTGCCCGACCCGGAGCGCCCGGAGCTCGTGGCCCGCCGCGAGGAGCTCTCGCGCGTCACCGAGGGCTCCCTGTGGGCTGGCGTGGCCGCGATGGCCACCGCTTCCCACATCGGTGAGATCGGCACGGCCATCCAGGCGTACATCGAGGCTCAGGGGCCGTCGGCCGTGTCGGGGGAGACCTACGGCATCCTCCGCGAGTATGTCGGTCACGGCATCGGACGCAAGATGCACGAGGCGCCGAGCGTCTTCAACTACCGCACGCCGGATCCGGGCCCCGAGATCAAGGCCGGCCTCGTCCTGGCGATCGAGCCGATGGTGACCGCAGGTGGCGAGGCGACCTACATCGAAGAGGACGACTGGACCGTCACGACCGTCGACGGTACCGATGGCTCGCACTGGGAGCACAG
It encodes the following:
- a CDS encoding adenylate kinase is translated as MTASARLLIVGPQGSGKGTQGVRIAESYGIPVVSTGDIFRANIKEGTPLGQQVTAILDKGDLVPDELTSEIVRDRLSQEDAANGFLLDGYPRNTAQVAHLEAFLAERGEALDAVILLDVPREESLARLTLRATEQGRSDDTPEAIGHRLDIYERETAPIIEVYGAKGIVDRIDGVGSLEEITSRVFAALTARGLRLAA
- the map gene encoding type I methionyl aminopeptidase gives rise to the protein MFRRSIYKTPAQLRAMVEPGLITAAALDAVRPLIRPGVTTLELDEAANRVIIERGGESNFQLVRGYQHTICVSVNAQVVHGIPGELVLQAGDIVSVDCGAQFEGWNGDSAVTFVVPDPERPELVARREELSRVTEGSLWAGVAAMATASHIGEIGTAIQAYIEAQGPSAVSGETYGILREYVGHGIGRKMHEAPSVFNYRTPDPGPEIKAGLVLAIEPMVTAGGEATYIEEDDWTVTTVDGTDGSHWEHSVARHEGGIWVLTAADGGAAGLEPFGIVPVPVP